One bacterium genomic window, CGACGCATCCGGCGGCTTCGAGATGACGACGATCGCCTCGGTCGCCGGGTCGCGGGAGAGCGCATCGAGGGCCATCCGCGTCATCTCGCCCCCCACCGCCGCCGAGAGATCGCGGCCGCCGACGCCGATCCCCTGGGAGATCCCCTCCCCCGCGCCCGCGAGCATGGAGGCCACCGCCTGAAGGCCCGTCCCGGAGGCGGCGACGATTCCGACCCTCCCCCGCGGGACCACATTCGCAAACCCGAGCGCCGTCCCGTTCAGATAGGCGGTTCCGCAATCGGGCCCCATGCAGAGGAGGCCCCGGCCGGCGGCCTCGCGTTTGAGGCGCACCTCCGCCTCGAGCGAAACGTTGTCGCTGAACAAAAATACGTGGAGGCCCCGCTGCAGTGCGCGCTCGGCCTCGAAGGCGGCAAACTCCCCCGGAACCGATATCGCCACCAGATTGGCGTCTGGGAGCACCGAGAGGGCGGATTCGAGTGTGCGTGGGAGGTAATCGTCTCCCTCCTCGGCCGCGCCCTTCCGCGCGGAGATCAGCTGCTTTCCGGCTTCGAGGGCGCTTTCGGCGGCGGCGGCGCTTTCCGCCCGCACCGCCAGAACGAGATCGTTGACTGCCGCGCCCCGGCTCTCATCGGAGGCCATGCCGGCTTTTTCGAGTATGGCCTGGTTCGAGGGCGTGCCCATGAGGGCGGCAGCCTCCTCGACGCCCGGCAGGGACCGGACGGTTTGGGCGAGCCGCATCAGGACGACGGAATCCTGGTAGAAAGACTTCAGGATCAAGATTCGGAGTGCCATGCGGGCCTAGTCCCTCACCGGCCCACTCACGACGGGCATCATGGGCTCCTCGTCATCGCCGACGGGAGCGGCAGAGAGCCGCGCCAGGAGAGCGGCCATTTCCTTCGCGCCCTCGCGCGTTTTTTCGCCCGCAGCGACGCCGTAGAGGGCACGGGCCGCTTTCAGAATCGCATCCGCTCCCCCGGCGGGTTCTTGCGGTGAATTCATGAATGCACTCCACGCGAAATGGGTCAACCCTTCACGGCAGAACCAGGAAATGAACGCGCACAAGTAAAACGCATGCGGAAAAAACGGGGGGACCGGCGGATTGCCGGAGAGCCGCCGAAGATTACACTTTTTCTCCGCCCCACCCGAAGACGGCCCCTTTTCCCTTTTCGGAAAGCTGCCCCTTCCATCTCTCGAAAAGGTTCTGATCGAGGCCGAGCGCGTCGAGCGTCTTGCCGACCACGTGGTCGATCAAATCCTCCATTGTGTGCGGCATGAAATAAAACCCCGGGGAGGCCGGCAGGATCATGACGCCGAGGCGCGCCAGCTTCAGCATGTTCTCCAGATGGATCGCCGAGAGCGGCATCTCGCGGGGTACCAGAACGAGTTTCCGGCTCTCCTTCAAAATCACGTCCGCAGAGCGGCCCACCAGATTCTCCCCCGTTCCGGCCGCGATCTGACCCAGCGTTTTCATCGAGCAGGGGATGATGACCATCGCGTCAATTCCCGCGCTGCCGCTCGCCGGGAGCGCCCCGATATCCGCCTCCGGGTAGGCGAAATCCGCCAGCCCCTCGAGGTCCTGCACATCCCGGCCGGTCTCGTGCTTGAGCACCCGGCGGCCCGCCTTGGTGACCACCAGATGGCTCTCCACCTCGGGGAAGGCCTGCCGCAACACTTCGAGAAAGCGCGCCCCGTAGATAGCGCCCGATGCCCCAGTAACGCCGACCACCAGTTTCACGAGATATCTCCGATATTTGACCGTTGCGGC contains:
- a CDS encoding oxidoreductase, with amino-acid sequence MALRILILKSFYQDSVVLMRLAQTVRSLPGVEEAAALMGTPSNQAILEKAGMASDESRGAAVNDLVLAVRAESAAAAESALEAGKQLISARKGAAEEGDDYLPRTLESALSVLPDANLVAISVPGEFAAFEAERALQRGLHVFLFSDNVSLEAEVRLKREAAGRGLLCMGPDCGTAYLNGTALGFANVVPRGRVGIVAASGTGLQAVASMLAGAGEGISQGIGVGGRDLSAAVGGEMTRMALDALSRDPATEAIVVISKPPDAS
- a CDS encoding UbiX family flavin prenyltransferase, producing the protein MKLVVGVTGASGAIYGARFLEVLRQAFPEVESHLVVTKAGRRVLKHETGRDVQDLEGLADFAYPEADIGALPASGSAGIDAMVIIPCSMKTLGQIAAGTGENLVGRSADVILKESRKLVLVPREMPLSAIHLENMLKLARLGVMILPASPGFYFMPHTMEDLIDHVVGKTLDALGLDQNLFERWKGQLSEKGKGAVFGWGGEKV